From Enterococcus wangshanyuanii, the proteins below share one genomic window:
- a CDS encoding PA2928 family protein, which produces MQEFLTSWMNLFRYTDSIVHNGLLTLFYGWSMFYFTRLFIDLGKDLKLKRVSLKRRIPQLISVFVINILLGSFLLALLQPSFFKKWQFNGWLFNDVMLGIIYGVILVTFIFMLHSLFKKNKAGVKKSIQIYTMVFIVEFLVATFVMTVFAGAFSRIVFEQDAQTIVTKNKAGNSISINKIRQRIPNGRSSSGISTSMTYFLITAVDLKTGETAWTKHSKWQEYLIGSTQDGLFTVDSKKERLYFIDEATGKIRLTEQEWLAEIPELKDNLSYQQTDYAIIDESSIYFYGLDGHYYKVDLKTKEVIKNSDYEKIVDQYNGFMKEHWNSLDTQKELAALEKLYPDFLDVEVEPSMNEQDMAFVVYKAKRHSKEKILAKVSLKKAQIFWRTVLDQDTDSEDPVMLFKENNAVYAVTGRKQYKIDEQNGQLLYLYDYQYNERQK; this is translated from the coding sequence ATGCAGGAATTTTTGACCAGCTGGATGAATTTATTTAGATATACCGACAGTATCGTTCACAATGGCTTATTGACCCTTTTTTATGGATGGTCGATGTTCTATTTTACTCGTTTATTCATTGATCTAGGAAAAGATCTCAAACTAAAACGAGTTAGTTTAAAAAGGCGGATCCCTCAGCTGATCAGTGTTTTCGTTATAAATATATTATTGGGCTCGTTTCTATTAGCCTTGTTACAGCCTTCGTTTTTCAAAAAGTGGCAGTTTAACGGCTGGTTATTTAATGATGTCATGCTGGGGATCATTTATGGTGTGATACTTGTAACGTTTATATTTATGCTGCATTCATTGTTTAAAAAGAATAAAGCAGGGGTCAAAAAAAGCATACAAATTTATACTATGGTTTTTATTGTTGAATTTCTAGTAGCAACATTTGTGATGACTGTTTTTGCTGGCGCTTTTTCGAGGATCGTTTTTGAACAAGATGCTCAAACGATCGTGACGAAAAATAAAGCAGGCAACTCGATATCCATCAATAAAATCAGACAACGAATTCCTAACGGCAGATCCAGCTCTGGAATTTCTACGAGTATGACTTACTTTTTGATTACTGCAGTGGATTTAAAAACGGGTGAAACGGCGTGGACAAAACATTCTAAGTGGCAGGAATATCTCATCGGCAGTACACAGGACGGTCTATTTACAGTCGATAGTAAAAAAGAACGGCTCTATTTTATTGATGAGGCAACGGGGAAAATCCGTCTGACTGAACAAGAATGGTTGGCAGAAATCCCAGAACTAAAGGATAATTTAAGCTATCAGCAAACAGACTATGCGATCATCGATGAATCTTCGATTTATTTTTATGGCTTAGATGGTCACTATTATAAAGTTGATTTAAAAACAAAAGAGGTCATCAAAAATTCTGACTATGAAAAAATTGTAGATCAGTATAATGGTTTCATGAAAGAACATTGGAATTCATTAGATACTCAAAAGGAATTAGCAGCACTTGAGAAATTATATCCAGATTTTCTTGACGTTGAAGTTGAACCTAGTATGAACGAACAAGATATGGCTTTTGTTGTTTATAAAGCAAAGCGGCATTCAAAGGAAAAAATCTTAGCTAAGGTATCCTTAAAGAAAGCACAAATTTTCTGGCGGACTGTATTGGATCAGGATACCGACAGTGAAGATCCGGTGATGCTTTTCAAGGAGAATAATGCGGTCTATGCGGTAACTGGACGTAAGCAATATAAGATAGATGAACAGAATGGGCAACTGCTCTATCTGTATGATTATCAATATAATGAAAGACAAAAATAG
- a CDS encoding DUF7278 family profilin-like fold-containing protein — translation MELFEQIEWAQWKKLTDTEKTACLQQLLMYFIPPKVDITMIELVDFELYGIKCRTFEIELDGELFVFIPKNSKAILGWDLGAEGLRPHELLNFDVTSLEQTQFKTTLTNEAIDSNAQWLEPEELYDLHTLEGISTYINDHTTSLRKAEVPAMFVQKYALPAGTEFLGIIDTITGAFEGEVEAFASCEKKICEAIFPKLTAVESLTWSFPQTVLEENQFYLEFVPDAECYFVYDHKAYTHSQLRTAIQQQGFDLLTEDQWEFAVGAGTRRLFRWGNELLLQNNESGRKIKEKMNGSNMFGLVVDTQRNRYELTQDPAVSKLSVQSNGSHLIEQMLPLSTYYCSEHLVQPDQELDPEKYLYRKSIIVDL, via the coding sequence TTGGAGCTATTTGAACAAATTGAATGGGCACAGTGGAAAAAATTGACCGATACTGAAAAGACAGCTTGTTTGCAGCAATTATTAATGTATTTTATTCCTCCGAAAGTAGATATTACGATGATTGAGCTTGTTGATTTTGAGCTCTATGGGATTAAATGTCGTACTTTTGAAATTGAGCTAGATGGAGAGTTATTTGTTTTTATTCCTAAAAATAGTAAAGCGATCTTAGGTTGGGATTTAGGGGCAGAAGGATTGCGCCCTCATGAGCTTTTAAATTTTGATGTTACAAGTCTTGAACAAACACAATTTAAAACAACATTGACGAATGAAGCAATCGATTCTAATGCTCAATGGCTTGAGCCAGAAGAGCTTTATGATTTGCATACGCTAGAAGGCATTTCAACTTATATTAATGACCATACAACATCGCTAAGAAAAGCAGAGGTTCCTGCGATGTTTGTGCAAAAATATGCCTTACCAGCCGGCACGGAGTTTTTAGGCATTATCGATACGATCACTGGTGCCTTTGAAGGAGAGGTTGAAGCGTTTGCTTCTTGTGAAAAGAAAATTTGTGAGGCCATCTTTCCTAAACTAACAGCAGTCGAAAGTTTGACCTGGTCTTTTCCTCAAACGGTTTTAGAAGAAAATCAGTTTTATTTAGAATTTGTTCCTGATGCGGAATGCTATTTTGTTTATGATCACAAAGCCTATACGCATTCACAGCTAAGAACGGCGATACAGCAGCAAGGGTTTGATCTTTTAACAGAGGATCAGTGGGAATTTGCTGTGGGAGCAGGGACTAGACGATTGTTTCGTTGGGGAAATGAGTTACTTTTACAAAACAATGAATCCGGTAGGAAAATCAAAGAAAAGATGAATGGCTCTAACATGTTTGGCTTGGTGGTGGATACACAAAGAAATCGGTACGAACTTACTCAAGATCCAGCTGTTTCAAAACTGAGTGTTCAATCAAATGGAAGTCATTTGATTGAACAGATGCTGCCGCTGTCTACTTATTACTGTTCCGAGCATTTGGTGCAGCCTGATCAAGAATTAGATCCAGAGAAATATCTTTATCGTAAAAGTATCATCGTTGACTTATAA
- a CDS encoding DEAD/DEAH box helicase, which produces MSSFKQFQFNDFIMEALADKGFEQPTEVQEKLIPVIKKGKSVIGQSQTGSGKTHTFLLPLMNKINPQLDEVQILITAPSRELANQIYQEASQIGKFSQPEIRVTNFVGGTDKQRQLAKLKNQQPHVVIGTPGRILDLINEQALKARTAFAFVVDEADMTLDMGFLEDVDQIAGRLPSNLQMLVFSATIPEKLKPFLKKYMENPVVEHIQPKNIISETIDNWLISTKGKDKNRLIYQLLTIGHPYLAIVFANTKQRVDEITEYLKGQGLKVAKIHGDISPRERKRVMRQVQDLEFQYVVATDLAARGIDIEGVSHVINAEVPSDLDFFIHRVGRTGRNGLDGIAITLYSPADEEAISEVEQLGIKFQPKEIKDGEVVDTYDRNRRTKREKTKDALEDPTLIGLVKKKKKKIKPGYKKKIDWAISASNKQKRKVERRQQTRTAKKSKKNSYK; this is translated from the coding sequence ATGAGTTCATTTAAACAATTTCAATTCAATGATTTTATTATGGAAGCATTAGCAGATAAAGGGTTTGAACAGCCAACAGAGGTACAGGAAAAATTGATTCCTGTAATCAAAAAAGGCAAAAGTGTGATCGGTCAATCTCAAACAGGAAGTGGAAAGACCCATACATTTTTACTACCTTTGATGAACAAAATAAACCCTCAATTAGATGAGGTACAAATCTTGATCACAGCGCCAAGTCGTGAACTGGCGAATCAAATTTATCAGGAAGCAAGCCAAATTGGAAAATTCAGCCAACCAGAAATTCGTGTGACTAATTTTGTTGGAGGAACTGATAAACAGCGTCAACTGGCTAAGTTGAAAAATCAGCAGCCGCATGTTGTGATCGGTACACCAGGAAGAATTTTGGATCTGATCAATGAGCAGGCCTTAAAAGCACGCACAGCGTTTGCCTTTGTCGTTGATGAAGCGGATATGACTTTAGATATGGGCTTTTTAGAGGATGTCGATCAAATTGCTGGTCGCTTGCCAAGTAATTTACAAATGCTGGTCTTCTCAGCAACGATCCCTGAAAAATTGAAACCATTCCTTAAAAAGTATATGGAAAATCCTGTCGTTGAACACATTCAGCCAAAAAATATTATTTCTGAAACGATCGATAACTGGTTGATTTCAACGAAAGGCAAAGATAAGAACCGTTTGATTTATCAATTGTTGACAATCGGTCATCCCTATTTAGCGATCGTCTTTGCGAATACGAAGCAGCGTGTGGATGAGATCACGGAATACTTGAAAGGTCAAGGCCTAAAAGTAGCAAAGATCCATGGTGATATTTCTCCAAGAGAACGTAAACGCGTGATGCGTCAAGTTCAGGATTTGGAATTTCAATATGTTGTGGCTACTGATTTAGCGGCACGAGGGATCGATATCGAAGGCGTGTCCCATGTAATCAATGCGGAAGTGCCAAGTGATTTGGATTTCTTTATCCATCGGGTGGGAAGAACAGGTCGAAACGGACTTGACGGAATTGCAATTACACTCTATTCACCAGCCGATGAGGAAGCAATCTCAGAAGTAGAGCAGCTGGGCATCAAATTCCAGCCAAAAGAAATTAAAGACGGTGAAGTCGTTGATACTTATGACCGTAACCGTAGAACAAAACGCGAAAAAACGAAGGATGCGCTTGAAGATCCAACATTGATCGGTTTAGTTAAAAAGAAAAAGAAAAAAATCAAACCTGGCTATAAGAAAAAAATCGATTGGGCTATTTCCGCCAGCAATAAGCAAAAGCGTAAAGTTGAACGTCGGCAACAAACAAGAACAGCCAAAAAGTCAAAAAAAAATAGTTATAAATAG